A genomic region of Pontibaca methylaminivorans contains the following coding sequences:
- a CDS encoding MT-A70 family methyltransferase has translation MRHAASQDLSDFLGRDRFATVMADPPWRFTNRTGKVAPEHKRLSRYPTMTLDEICALPVADHLEERAHCYLWVPNALLPEGLRVLAAWGFDYKSNIIWHKIRKDGGSDGRGVGFYFRNVTEILLFGTKGTNARTLAPGRRQVNMLQTRKREHSRKPDEQYDLIESCSWGPYLELFGRGVREGWTVWGNQADADYKPDWKTYSYNSGVAAE, from the coding sequence ATGAGACATGCTGCCAGCCAGGATCTGTCCGATTTCCTCGGACGCGACCGTTTTGCAACCGTCATGGCGGATCCGCCGTGGCGGTTCACCAATCGCACCGGCAAGGTCGCGCCCGAGCACAAGCGCCTGTCGCGTTATCCGACCATGACGCTTGACGAGATCTGCGCCCTGCCGGTTGCCGATCACCTCGAGGAGCGGGCGCATTGCTATCTCTGGGTGCCGAATGCGCTGCTGCCCGAGGGGCTGCGGGTGCTCGCGGCCTGGGGGTTCGACTACAAGTCGAACATCATCTGGCACAAGATTCGCAAGGACGGCGGCAGCGACGGGCGGGGCGTCGGGTTCTATTTCCGCAACGTGACCGAAATCCTGCTGTTCGGCACCAAGGGCACCAACGCGCGCACGCTGGCGCCGGGGCGGCGGCAGGTGAACATGCTCCAGACCCGCAAACGCGAACATTCACGCAAGCCGGACGAGCAATACGACCTGATCGAAAGCTGCTCCTGGGGGCCTTATCTGGAACTGTTCGGCCGCGGCGTCCGCGAGGGCTGGACGGTCTGGGGCAACCAGGCCGATGCCGATTACAAGCCCGACTGGAAAACCTATTCCTACAACTCGGGCGTCGCCGCCGAATAG
- a CDS encoding BglII/BstYI family type II restriction endonuclease — MFERLREAGFDVAARNHAEAILAVDFPDEMRELVAALLEVRIPVAELIASGGGEARSTQRLRRVLDAAGWGKHNFRIETTVDGVPLGDGTSHEIDHVRQAVNGRIALEIEWNNKDPFFDRDLESFQRLHAQSVISVGMIVTRGAALQAAMQELVAGFLTAAGIDDEEPLRAIGMKDRTARQRESVRRAMDAGQDFAPAFARSFVADKFGMATTHWKKLTDRVNRGVGNPCPLLLIGLPRRTVLPYSAATPEL; from the coding sequence ATGTTCGAGCGGCTGCGCGAGGCGGGTTTCGACGTTGCCGCGCGCAACCATGCCGAGGCGATCCTCGCGGTCGATTTCCCGGACGAAATGCGGGAACTGGTCGCCGCCCTGCTGGAGGTGCGGATTCCCGTGGCCGAGCTTATCGCTTCGGGCGGGGGTGAGGCGCGCTCCACCCAGCGGCTGCGCCGGGTGCTCGACGCCGCCGGGTGGGGCAAGCACAACTTCCGCATCGAGACCACCGTTGACGGCGTTCCGCTCGGTGACGGCACCAGCCACGAGATCGACCACGTGCGTCAGGCGGTGAACGGGCGGATCGCGCTTGAAATCGAGTGGAACAACAAGGATCCGTTCTTCGATCGCGACCTAGAGAGTTTCCAGCGCCTGCATGCGCAGTCGGTGATCTCGGTCGGCATGATCGTGACCCGCGGTGCGGCGCTTCAGGCGGCGATGCAGGAACTTGTCGCCGGTTTCCTGACCGCGGCCGGTATCGACGACGAAGAACCGCTGCGGGCCATCGGCATGAAGGACCGCACCGCCCGCCAGCGCGAAAGCGTGCGCCGCGCCATGGACGCCGGGCAGGATTTCGCGCCCGCCTTTGCCCGCAGCTTTGTGGCCGACAAGTTCGGCATGGCCACCACCCATTGGAAAAAGCTGACCGACCGGGTGAACCGGGGCGTCGGCAATCCCTGTCCGCTTCTGCTGATCGGCCTGCCGCGCAGGACGGTGCTGCCCTATTCGGCGGCGACGCCCGAGTTGTAG